The Littorina saxatilis isolate snail1 linkage group LG13, US_GU_Lsax_2.0, whole genome shotgun sequence genome contains a region encoding:
- the LOC138983531 gene encoding uncharacterized protein, with protein sequence MGPEQVPFPHDSPNWALVRDLLSELQERLLNETINAQDAAMHVQVVYEACQATQQLDERWIQRQHDTSSFSRQGAIPKLDPSYVWFGMLKFLSMKAGREEAEKFLFTTLPNIIELALRIEEYMPPGRLSYSRQQKGGSTVLSRQFITSILACSFLCLFPERLRDRASKLNVINFTNFFKLLPQSLQVAKLRCILHYFERTMEAGLERHGSITFHRQVADRSVLPTLEDMNKSETELCSVLVHPTGAIEDVGASALQVDFASRSIGGGVLGRGGVQEEIRFSTCPELIASLLFMESMEDNEAIVITGFEQFSFCTGYSASLEFAGPFFDRTERDTSGNLLNTLCAIDAMSFRCGGRQLQYFEGSLLREINKALVGFSRVERRPVVKLPSGAQGPAAGWEEQFAMESENHEGEVSAVMAAAAVQMAEVMSRTLLSQGMVEGVRALMHDRGSRGVEDVESLALDEQSLLSVSPDVTGGQSSSTPRDDAQVPQVPREGAGHGSGGNGERVSLPLAVPRPQNGSCDLLEVDYSEWLANFRRRSSQLSDLASRRSSSSTKHSSEFSSDLEEIYETLVQVEKTQHGIIEEENYGAALSEYAAHFVSSLMEEGTFTAAQMLPGMKEFQQGGPPAGTLRPQVMRPTAVRFGGKNGSSDLVSVTEYHSHETETDDEVEQSSQPENGEGEASSRKSRVEVPPHVLSYVNSLVNSGFQSAMAEAVTVSKKSGSEDDIPDDVYVWFADKIVHEVLAHVADELYFQRFASDSRWRAALPVNREGVQQRYDPSDSDSASSADSSGSEACRDSADFQTASVNQPGGVKSDFGYSEVSCGTQTSRKESSDAQRSSTVGAESCDIQSKTTNGATPQSQSAQPADQRTTKRKLFASRTLSQSLDSETAEVKERREEKKSVTFIVDLERRRSGAISDPAMEIARASIPPIMQDLPPGVKSPRSTVSHLFVVKDVPVPCRVLRSPVVKEVTSPRTKKEAISSRSTNEVSSSRSSGAQSDLAWKDDSSSAVRPGIKRITTGKDANTPKSSSQSSSSSSSFFAKATSSIPKTLPMKTETSSLPSPSPVCQPPIPVFKPPSQAMSSVCDIPNQAADSSGSMATSTAPLRDPPPGAVRFSSSLQRQLSLLGEENISSVPSSFRAVKPSGDAGDSSAAAADPEENALSDIRTVSEQGAAASLSAHNLDCYRAAAAIVSQVLKSLPEHLSPAELQQLRGSPTSFYYHGRKYESIVPRGSYETAAAVIGASERENVVSESYVQNRVVATAPSSDPTSPRRTRSQSPCFSWLSKRLSRETLTNAFVKVESSRQNVKSYERRSSEPCQRSVNLSLQEFNISRFGYGMDNASRNRNNAQSDDDMQSMKVDSWRRSSLDSISLSRRRSSCGFKDPVLSRFAQELMMADTSVPQLFLVGSASTASTSGSRRSSLSGFRDSTLAVFENKLLNSSFSSSQAPSSPKHKRPKRSLSKESRMWKSDSSEPEYWFPIPRRVGHEFQEQMERVNRVYSVDEVEDFADFIATTILQQAVGILYHDLEMTQQGRDIVFFSENLADRLIHEAMSDAAKLMTTPTTTTTTTATATTTSGFLSVRPGSRLRGKQRGKPKSVSDSEWDFSVSSNDLTARSLEDRLTDFQEGAEGSVETYASSVADLVLAGVWEELGAKQHRLVPGCRAIATGNWGCGAYGGDPCLKMALQWVAASLARSPKVLFFTYGDPRMQQLRVVVDKLSRHRWTVGQLVSAVRAYCIIVQDDVQVWAEAWSSGTGTGNTVPYAQGGRGGTEGFVPSISLLDFLLMQL encoded by the exons ATGGGACCAGAGCAGGTACCCTTTCCGCACGACTCGCCTAACTGGGCGTTGGTGCGTGACCTACTCTCCGAACTTCAGGAACGTCTGCTCAATGAAACCATCAATGCTCAGGATGCGGCCATGCATGTCCAG GTTGTGTATGAGGCGTGCCAAGCCACACAACAGCTGGACGAGCGATGGATCCAGCGGCAACACGACACCAGCAGTTTCTCCAGGCAGGGGGCCATCCCCAAGCTGGACCCGTCCTACGTCTGGTTTGGCATGCTCAAGTTCCTGTCCATGAAGGCGGGGCGAGAGGAGGCGGAGAAGTTTCTCTTCACCACCCTGCCCAACATCATCGAGCTGGCGCTGAGGATCGAGGAGTACATGCCTCCGGGACGCCTGTCGTACAGTCGCCAGCAGAAAG GGGGCAGCACCGTGCTTTCTCGTCAGTTCATCACCTCGATCCTGGCGTGCAGCTTCCTGTGTCTGTTCCCGGAGCGTTTGCGAGACAGAGCATCCAAGCTTAACGTCATCAACTTCACCAACTTCTTCAAGCTGCTGCCACA GTCGTTGCAGGTTGCCAAGTTGCGCTGCATCCTTCATTACTTTGAGCGCACCATGGAGGCAGGCCTGGAGAGACACGGCTCTATCACCTTCCACAGACAG GTTGCAGACAGGAGTGTGCTACCAACGCTGGAGGACATGAACAAGTCAGAGACAGAGCTGTGCTCCGTGCTTGTTCACCCTACAGGTGCTATTGAAGATGTGGGGGCCTCCGCTCTACAG GTGGACTTTGCCAGTCGTTCCATTGGAGGGGGTGTGCTGGGGAGAGGCGGAGTCcag GAGGAGATTCGGTTCAGCACGTGTCCGGAGTTGATAGCGTCCCTGCTGTTCATGGAGAGTATGGAGGACAACGAAGCCATCGTCATCACCGGCTTCGAGCAGTTTTCCTTCTGCACCGGATACTCCGCTTCCCTGGAATTTGCTGGGCCCTTCTTTGACAGGACAGAG CGTGATACTTCGGGTAATCTGCTGAACACGCTCTGTGCCATTGACGCCATGTCGTTCCGTTGTGGCGGTCGCCAGCTGCAGTACTTTGAGGGGTCTTTGCTGCGGGAGATCAACAAGGCCCTCGTGGGGTTCAGTCGAGTGGAACGACGGCCGGTCGTCAAGCTGCCATCCGGTGCACAGGGGCCAGCGGCGGGATGGGAGGAACAGTTTGCTATGGAGTCAGAGAATCACGAAG GTGAAGTCAGTGCAGTAATGGCGGCAGCGGCAGTCCAGATGGCCGAGGTCATGTCACGCACACTGCTGTCGCAGGGGATGGTGGAGGGTGTGCGTGCGCTGATGCACGACCGGGGGTCAAGGGGCGTGGAGGATGTCGAGAGCTTAGCGCTGGACGAGCAGTCTTTGCTGAGCGTGTCACCTGACGTGACCGGCGGCCAGAGCTCCAGCACACCTAGAGACGACGCTCAGGTGCCTCAG GTGCCCAGAGAGGGGGCAGGTCACGGCAGTGGAGGGAACGGAGAGCGTGTCTCTCTCCCCTTGGCCGTCCCGCGACCTCAGAACGGCAGCTGCGACCTTCTGGAGGTCGACTACTCCGAGTGGCTGGCCAACTTCCGGCGCCGGAGCTCACAGCTGAGCGACCTGGCCTCGCGCCGGAGTAGCTCCAGCACCAAACACAGCTCCGAGTTCTCGTCAGACCTGGAGGAAATCTACGAAACCTTGGTGCAG GTGGAGAAGACTCAGCATGGCATCATCGAGGAGGAGAATTATGGTGCGGCCTTGTCCGAATATGCCGCCCACTTCGTCAGCTCTCTGATGGAAGAGGGGACATTCACCGCCGCGCAGATGCTGCCCGGCATGAAAGAGTTCCAACAAGGGGGACCACCCGCTGGCACGCTGAGGCCGCAGGTCATGCGTCCCACTGCCGTACGCTTCGGCGGCAAGAACGGATCCTCCGACCTGGTCTCTGTGACGGAATACCACAGCCACGAGACGGAAACGGACGATGAGGTCGAGCAGTCATCACAACCAGAGAATGGTGAGGGAGAGGCGAGTTCTCGCAAGTCCAGGGTGGAAGTTCCTCCTCATGTGCTATCTTACGTCAATTCTCTGGTCAACTCAGGATTCCAGAGCGCCATGGCTGAGGCCGTCACAGTCTCCAAGAAAAGCGGGTCAGAAGATGACATACCAGACGACGTCTACGTATGGTTTGCGGACAAGATTGTTCACGAGGTGTTGGCTCACGTGGCTGATGAGCTGTACTTTCAGAGGTTTGCGTCAGATTCTCGATGGCGGGCCGCACTCCCCGTGAACAGAGAAGGGGTGCAGCAGAGGTACGATCCATCTGATTCAGATTCTGCATCATCTGCCGACAGCAGTGGGAGTGAAGCGTGCCGTGATAGTGCAGATTTTCAGACTGCGAGTGTGAATCAGCCGGGTGGTGTAAAAAGCGATTTCGGATACAGTGAAGTGAGTTGTGGCACACAAACTAGTAGGAAAGAAAGTTCAGATGCACAGAGGAGTAGCACAGTGGGGGCAGAAAGTTGTGATATACAGAGTAAAACTACAAATGGAGCAACGCCACAGTCCCAGAGTGCACAGCCTGCCGACCAAAGAACCACCAAAAGAAAACTTTTTGCAAGTCGAACACTTTCCCAGTCACTGGATTCAGAGACGGCAGAGGTCAAAGAGCgaagagaagagaaaaagagTGTCACTTTTATAGTGGACTTGGAACGCCGGAGGTCAGGAGCAATCTCTGACCCAGCCATGGAAATAGCAAGGGCCAGCATTCCTCCCATCATGCAAGACCTTCCCCCCGGGGTCAAAAGTCCAAGGTCAACTGTCAGTCATCTCTTTGTGGTGAAGGACGTACCGGTCCCGTGCAGGGTGTTGAGATCGCCAGTTGTGAAAGAGGTCACTAGTCCGAGGACCAAAAAAGAAGCCATTAGTTCAAGGTCAACAAATGAGGTCAGTAGTTCAAGGTCATCTGGAGCTCAAAGTGACCTTGCTTGGAAAGATGATTCTAGCAGCGCTGTTCGACCAGGAATCAAAAGGATTACAACTGGAAAGGATGCCAACACACCAAAATCGTCATCgcagtcatcatcatcatcatcatcttttttTGCCAAGGCAACCAGCAGCATTCCAAAAACTCTGCCAATGAAGACAGAGACTTCTTCCCTACCGTCCCCCTCCCCTGTGTGTCAACCCCCCATCCCTGTATTTAAACCACCCAGCCAAGCCATGTCAAGCGTGTGTGATATTCCCAACCAAGCTGCTGATTCCTCGGGCTCCATGGCCACATCGACCGCCCCTCTCCGAGACCCCCCTCCTGGTGCTGTTCGTTTCTCCTCTTCCCTCCAGCGTCAGCTTTCTCTGTTGGGCGAAGAGAACATTTCTTCTGTGCCATCTTCGTTCAGAGCAGTGAAACCATCTGGTGATGCAGGAGACTCCTCTGCTGCAGCCGCTGACCCAGAAGAGAATGCGTTGTCAGACATCAGAACAGTATCAGAACAGGGAGCCGCTGCCAGTCTCTCCGCCCATAATCTTGACTGCTACCGTGCGGCAGCGGCCATCGTCAGTCAGGTGCTCAAGTCGTTACCGGAACACCTGAGCCCCGCAGAGTTGCAGCAGCTGCGCGGGAGCCCCACGTCCTTCTACTACCACGGCCGGAAGTACGAGAGCATCGTGCCGAGAGGGAGCTACGAGACGGCAGCGGCTGTGATCGGCGCGTCGGAGCGGGAGAACGTGGTGAGCGAGAGCTACGTCCAGAACCGAGTGGTGGCCACAGCCCCCAGCAGTGACCCGACAAGCCCCCGGCGCACACGCTCCCAGTCTCCCTGCTTCTCGTGGCTGTCCAAACGTCTCAGTCGAGAAACGCTGACCAACGCCTTCGTCAAGGTGGAGAGCAGTCGTCAGAACGTGAAGAGCTATGAGCGCAGGAGCAGCGAACCTTGTCAGCGCAGCGTCAACCTGTCACTGCAAGAGTTCAACATCAGCAGGTTTGGTTACGGCATGGACAACGCCAGCAGGAATCGGAACAACGCTCAGAGCGACGATGACATGCAGAGCATGAAAGTGGACTCGTGGCGACGGAGTTCTCTCGACAGCATATCCTTGTCGCGGCGGCGCAGCTCCTGTGGCTTCAAGGATCCTGTCCTCTCACGGTTCGCGCAAGAACTGATGATGGCCGACACGTCTGTGCCTCAGTTGTTTCTAGTCGGGTCAGCCTCCACCGCTAGCACAAGCGGCTCTCGGCGAAGCAGCCTGAGTGGATTCCGTGACTCGACCCTAGCCGTCTTCGAAAACAAGCTGCTGAACTCTAGCTTCTCGTCCAGCCAAGCACCGTCCAGCCCCAAACACAAGCGCCCCAAGCGCAGTCTCAGCAAGGAGTCAAGGATGTGGAAGTCGGACAGCTCAGAGCCAGAGTACTGGTTCCCCATCCCGCGTCGCGTGGGTCATGAGTTTCAGGAACAGATGGAGCGAGTAAACCGTGTGTACAGCGTGGACGAGGTCGAGGACTTTGCCGACTTCATCGCCACGACGATCCTTCAGCAGGCCGTTGGCATCCTCTACCACGACCTTGAGATGACCCAGCAGGGACGCGACATCGTCTTCTTCTCAGAAAACCTGGCTGACCGACTTATTCATGAAGCTATGAGCGATGCAGCCAAACTGAtgaccacccccaccaccactaccaccaccacagcCACTGCCACGACCACCAGTGGCTTTCTCAGCGTCAGACCGGGTTCCAGACTTCGCGGAAAGCAGCGGGGGAAGCCCAAGTCCGTGTCGGACTCGGAGTGGGACTTTTCGGTCAGTTCAAACGACCTGACGGCAAGGTCGCTCGAAGACCGACTGACAGACTTCCAGGAGGGGGCGGAGGGAAGCGTGGAGACGTACGCCAGCAGCGTGGCCGACCTGGTCCTGGCCGGCGTGTGGGAAGAGCTTGGGGCCAAACAGCACCGG CTGGTGCCAGGGTGTCGAGCGATCGCGACGGGAAACTGGGGGTGTGGGGCGTACGGAGGCGACCCCTGCCTCAAGATGGCGCTGCAGTGGGTGGCCGCCAGTCTGGCGCGATCTCCCAAGGTCCTCTTTTTCACTTACGGGGATCCCAGAATGCAACAG cTCCGAGTAGTAGTGGACAAGCTATCACGGCATCGCTGGACGGTGGGTCAGCTGGTGTCGGCTGTGCGAGCGTATTGCATCATCGTGCAGGACGACGTCCAGGTGTGGGCCGAGGCCTGGAGTTCCGGCACCGGCACCGGCAACACTGTTCCTTATGCgcaaggggggagggggggcacagAGGGCTTTGTACCCTCCATCTCCCTCTTGGACTTTCTTCTCATGCAACTTTGA